One genomic region from Marmota flaviventris isolate mMarFla1 chromosome 6, mMarFla1.hap1, whole genome shotgun sequence encodes:
- the LOC139706213 gene encoding amine sulfotransferase-like has translation MFLDGQVVGSRWFDHIKGWYEHRHDFNILFMSYEDMKKDLRSAVLKICRFLEKELSEEVVDTVVKQASFQNMKTNPQANYDDIVKQEMGVRNNEGNFLRKGTIGDWKHHFTVEQNERFDQIFQREMKDFPLKFVWDINEE, from the exons atgtttctagatggaCAAG TGGTGGGAAGTCGTTGGTTTGATCACATAAAAGGCTGGTATGAACACAGACATGACTTCAATATTCTGTTCATGAGCTATGAAGAtatgaaaaag GACCTCAGAAGTGCAGTGTTGAAAATCTGTAGATTTCTTGAGAAAGAACTTAGTGAAGAAGTCGTGGATACTGTTGTGAAACAGGCTTCATTTCAGAACATGAAGACTAATCCACAAGCAAATTATGATGATATTGTAAAACAGGAAATGGGAGTGAGAAACAACGAAGGAAATTTTCTGCGGAAAG GTACCATTGGAGATTGGAAACATCATTTTACTGTGGAGCAGAATGAAAGATTTGACCAGATAttccaaagggaaatgaaagactTTCCCCTCAAGTTCGTCTGGGATATAAATGAGGAGTAG